The nucleotide sequence GAGCCGAGCAGTCTGTCGATCTCGTCGTCGGACACGGCGGCCAACGGGAGCTTGCCGGTCAGATAGATGTCGCCGAGCCGGTCGACCGCGTAACTCACCGCGTACAGCTTGAGGTTGCGCTCCAGCAGCCAGCGGTGGACGCCATCGGTGTTCTCGTCGGGGTGCCGGACGACGAAGGCGTTGACCGACAGCGAGTGCTTTCCGACGCGCAGGGAGCAGGTCGTGGACAGCTTGCGGGTGCCGGGGAGCGTGACGACGTACGACCCGGGCTCCGGGCTCTCCCACTCCAGCTCGGCGCCCTGGAGCGCCCGCGTGACGATCTCGGCGGCGTTCTGCTCGGCGCTCCGGGAGTCACCCCCGGACTCGCCGCCGGACCCGCCGGCAGCCCCGCCGCCGGACCCGCCGTCGGACTTGCCCCGGGGTTCGCTCTGCTCCTGCCCGTACTCCTCAGCCATGATCCTCAGCCATGGTGCGAGCGTACGCGACGGCGCCGGTCGTGCACCGCCGCCGTGTACACGTCCGCCGTCGCCGAAGCCGCCGTACCCCAGCCGAAGGACTGGGCGTGCCGGGAGGCCGCGGCGCCCATGCTGTCGACCAGCTCGGGGTGGTCGACGAAGCGGCCCAACGCGTCGGCGTAGGCGGCCGGTTCGTGGCCGGACACCAGAAACCCGGTCTCGTCGTCCCGTACCGCGACGGGCAGTCCGCCCACCGCTGCGGCCACCACCGGGGTGCCCGCCGCCTGCGCCTCTATGGC is from Streptomyces sp. NBC_00370 and encodes:
- a CDS encoding YbjN domain-containing protein → MAEEYGQEQSEPRGKSDGGSGGGAAGGSGGESGGDSRSAEQNAAEIVTRALQGAELEWESPEPGSYVVTLPGTRKLSTTCSLRVGKHSLSVNAFVVRHPDENTDGVHRWLLERNLKLYAVSYAVDRLGDIYLTGKLPLAAVSDDEIDRLLGSVLQEADGSFNTLLELGFATAIRKEYAWRVSRGEPTRNLDAFAHLTQRPAD